In Virgibacillus siamensis, the genomic stretch CTTGATATCAGGTCTAAATAACCATTGGCCTTTCAAGACAATAAGTATTCGGGTTCAATGATCCTTAATGAGGAATAATTCTTTGTTACCTCAAATTATTTTATTTACAACAGTCAAATTTGCGACACTAGGAGGCCGGATCGATGAAGATAAACATATTTGTTGTTGAAGATGATGATGCTTTGTTTGCTGCGTTGAAGAAAGGTCTAGAGGCTTGGTCGTTCCGAGTCACGAGACCAGATGATTTTGAAGGTGTGATGCATTCATTTCTTGAACAACAGCCTCAACTCGTCATCATGGATGTCATACTCCCGAAATTTGACGGTTTTCATTGGTCTCGTGAGATTCGCGCTGTATCCAAAGTACCCATTGTTTTCCTTTCCTCCCGCGATCACCCAATGGATATGGTCATGGCGCTGAACATGGGGGCGGATGACTTCATCCAGAAGCCGTTTCATACAGACGTGCTTTATGCCAAAATTCAAGCCATTATCCGGAGGACATATGCTTATGGCGAAGAGCAATCGAATATTCTTGAATGGAACGGCGCCTTAATTGATTTGAATCGAGGTGTAATTCGAAACGCTGGGCAAGAAGTCGATTTAACAAAAAACGAATTTTTTATACTGATCACGCTCGTGAGATCGAACAATGTCATTATCTCTCGCCATGACTTGATGCGAAAGCTGTGGGAGGACGAGCAGTTCGTGAACGACAATACCCTCACGGCGAATATAACCCGTTTGCGGCAGAAGCTGGAGACGATCGATTTGGCAGACACTATTGTGACAAAAAAAGGGCTGGGCTATATGGCCATCACTTTATAGAGATTATGAACATGTACTGATAGGGGGAAACCATGCCATGTTTATCCGTTACGTTGTTGCAAGGAAAAGCTGGATTTTATTGTTTGCCGGCTTGCTCGGCTTAGCCAATGCTCTGATCCTGCTTGATCAAGGCATCCAGGTCACATCTACTTCTCTCCTTTATTTTAATGCCTTATTTATTCTGTCCTTTCTCCTGTTTTTTATATGGCGTTTCAAAAGAGAGACAAAATATGCCGCCGCGTTGGCTGCTCTGCTGGAAGACATGGACTTAGACTGGATTGAGACACTTCCTGAGCCTGGGGACGGCCTAGATCAGATGACCAACGACCTCTTACGGGAGGCCTCCCTTCAGTTCAAACGAAAGCTTTCTGACTATAAAGAAACTCAACTGATCGAGAATGAATTCACGGCCTCGTGGATCCATGAGGTGAAGACTCCTCTCACCGCCATGAAGCTAATCCTGGACGCCCGGCCAAGTGATCCGGAAATACGTAAAATTGAAGTGGAATGGTTGCGGGTGTATTTGTTGGTCGACCGTAAGCTGCATATGACACGTCTGACCGCGATCGAATCAGACTATGATCTTGAATTGACCTCCATACAGCGCCTTGCCGCGGAAGAAGTACGGGAGCTGGCGCCATGGTGTATGGAAAAAAATCTGGCAGTCAGTATCGAAGGAACGGATGTAAAGACCATTACAGACCGAAAATGGTGCCGCTTCATCCTTCGGCAACTGTTGACGAATGCCGTGAAATATAATCCTGCGAATACGGCACTTATGATTGTGACGGATGTAACGGAGACAGGTCAAGTCTTTTTGGATGTCATCGATGAAGGCCCGGGAATACAGCCGCACGAATTGCCGCGTATCTTTGACAAAGGCTTCACGGGCAAAAACGGCAGGATTCAAAACGCAGCGACCGGACTTGGGCTCTATCTTGCAAAAACCGTTGCAGATAAATTAGGAATTACCCTCAAAGCGCAACCCGGTCAAACGAAAGGTACGGTGATGCGAATGATCTTTGTCGATCCCAACGCATTCGAAGCTGTCCGAAGAGGGGCGAGCGAGTAATATCCAGCTATGAAGCAGTCAGGATTGCTCCTGGCTGTTTTTTGGTGTGGAATAGTAAACCTGACAATATTGTCACGTTGTCTTGCCAGATTGTCATGTAAAACGTACGACAAGCGGAAAATCCAACCGTATAATAAAGCTATCATCAAGCAACAATTATGATTTGGAGGTGCGTTATGGATCAGTTGAATGTAGGAGAAACCGTTTTACAAGCACGAAATGTCCGCAAAACATTTGGTACCAAAGGAAATGCACAGCATGTATTAAAAGGAATAGATTTACGCGTCACCCGCAGTGAATTTGTTGGCATTATGGGCCCTTCCGGCTCAGGCAAGACGACATTGCTTAACGTCTTAGCCACGATTGATCATACTACGGACGGAACGGTTTTAATCGATGACGCAGATATCTCCAAGCTGAGTAATACCGCACTTTCCGCCTTTCGGCGCAACAAGCTGGGATTCATCTTCCAGGATTACAATCTACTGGACACGTTGACAGTGAAGGAAAATATACTGTTGCCTATCTCCTTTAGCAAAATGAGCAAACGGAAAGCGGAAAGCGAGTTCACAGCCATCGCCGATGTGCTTGACATTAAAGCACTGTCGCACAAATATCCGCATGAAATATCAGGAGGCCAGAAACAACGGACAACTGCCGGGCGCGCTTTGATCCACCAGCCTTCGATCGTGTTTGCGGACGAACCGACCGGTGCACTGGATTCCAAATCCGCTTCCTCGTTACTGGACGTGGTGGAGAAGGTGAATCAGCAGCGAGGCGTCACCGTTGTCATGGTGACCCATGATCCGGTAGCCTCCAGCTATTGCAGCCGTGTTGTGTTTTTAAGAGACGGGAAGATTTATTCCGAGCTGTACCGCGGCGATAAAACAAGACATGCCTTCTTTAATGAAATTATGGACGTGCAAGCTGTACTGGGGGGTGACCATGTTGACGGTTTTTAAATTAGCGCTTCGCAGCATGCGGCAAAATGTGAAGCATTATTATTTGTACTTCTTTGCGCTGATCTTTAGTATGAGCCTGTATTTTGTCTTCACCTCACTACAGCACAATCAGGCAGTTCAGAATATGACACATCCGAGCGTTGACTTCTCTGCCGGGTTTCAAATTGCGGGAGTCATGCTGATTGTGATCGTTGGGATCTTTACCGTCTCGGCCAACGGCATTTTCCTGCGTCGGCGCAGTCGAGAAATCGGACTATATCAGCTGATTGGTCTTTCCAAAGGCTGGATAGCCCGATATCTAATGATCGAGAATATACTGCTTGGATTAGGTGCACTACTTGCTGCGATCATTTGCGGCGCGTTGATTTCAAGGCTGTTTGTCCTGATTTTGTTGAATCTGCTCGGCTTAGAAGGGATTGTCGACATCAGTTTCTCCGTACCAGCGGCTTTTAAAACGTTGATGGTCTATCTTCTCATCATCGTCATCACTTCCATTCAGATGATGCTGATGGTTTACCGCAGCACCCTTCTGAATCTGTTTCAAGCTGAAAAGCGGCCTGACCTCGCTAAGCCGCCCAAAGCGGTGGCACCTGCTATTTTCGCCCTGCTCGGTCTGGCGCTGATTGGATACGGCTATGAATTATCGGGTCATATCAATGAACAGTTCTTCCTCAACGCACCATTGGTGCTCGGGTCCATCGTTGCAGGGACTTACTTATTGTTTCGCGTTACGATCAGATGGTGCTTTTACTGGTTCCGAAAACGTAAAGATGGACATCTAGGCTTAACAAACAGCCTGTCGATGGCTCCGCTGATGCACCATACGAAAGCAAATGCCAACTCACTTACCTTGATTACGGTGTTGTCGGCCATGGCAATCACGCTGATTTCCATGGCCTACTCCTCCTACTACTCAGCAGAGCAAGAGAGCCGCCGCGATCTCCCTTATGATTTTATGTTTGAAAACGAGCGGCAGGAGGCGCTGTCGTTCAAGATGGAGTTGGAGAAGGAAGGCATCGATGTTAATCACCACGACGTTCAAGCGGTTCTGACGATGGGCATCATCCTTGATCCGAATGACGAATCCCGCAAGTTTGAAGAAAGTTTGTTATGGCTTCCGGCCGAACAGCTTAAACAAACAGGCGCAGACCTCAACGTGCCGTCAGATGGCGAAGCCATTTTGTACGATGCTGGAGCCTCACTTGCCGGGGACTTAGATGAGCAGTCGAAGCAATATCCGACCGAAATAAAGCTGAAGCAGCATGGACAGACCGTTATGTATACATTGAGGACATTGAAGGAAAGGAACATCATGAATTTAAATGCTCCCGGCAAACAGCTGCTAGTGAAAGAAGCGACGATGGACAAAATCGCAGAACAAATGGCCGGTACGCCCGGTTATAAAAAAATTCGCTTTGATACGTTTCAAGTACCGGACAAGGAAGAGCTCGCCATAGCTTCCTCTCTATACAACGCAAAATACATCAGTGGCGAACGATTAACGTATGATTTTTATACGCATTACAAAGAAATGCTGCAGACAACAGGCTTGCTCATTTTCATCGCAGCTTTCCTTGGACTTGTCTTTTTGATCTCAACCGGCAGCATCTTGTACTTCAAGCAAATGACTGAAGCCGAGCAGGAAAAGCAAAGCTTTAAGACGTTGCGCCAGCTCGGATTTGACGTGGATATGATCATGAAAGGCATTATACGAAAGCAGGCCATCGTGTTCCTTCTCCCTCTATCGATCGGCATGCTGCATTCGATCTTTGCTATTAAGGCGGCTTCATTTATGATCCGGTCGGACATCACGTTTCCGGTATCCATCGTCATGGCGATTTACACGGTTATCTATTTTGTATTCGCTCTGTTTACCATAGGCTACTACCGCAACATTGTAAAAAATGCTATGTCATAACCATCACTTAAAGGGGGATAAGCTATATGGTTACCGCCAACATTTCGGACATTTTGTACGCTAAGCATATTTCCAACCTAAAAAAATGTGAGAACCGGAAACGGATTTTATTTATCGGATTATCTGGAACGGAAAAAGTTTTTGCGGATTAGTATTTCTAGGGCGCATCCAGAACAAATAGACAGGGGGGTCGAATAATCATTGAGGAAGCGAGTCGAGGAAGCCAATGGTAGAAATGGGAATAGGAGTTCGTTAACACTTTATGTGAAAGCAACTTCTAACTAATTGGTTTGTGGTATAGTCATATATATCTGAAGGCCGATGTGATACTAGCTAATATTTGAAAATGATTGTTCAAGAATTGGACGCATTCCTGGAGTAATGCGCCTTTTTGAAATTTATAAATGATTAAGTAGCTAAAGAAAAATTGTTACCGCAGAGTAAACCAACAAGCCACTCATGATTATTCGAAATGCCTTGTCATGTTTAGCAAGAAAGTTTTTTAGGATTGAGCCGAAACCTGACCATAATAATAACGCTGACCACCCTAGCAAAATGGTTAATGTTAAATAAAATATGATGGATTTAATAGAATTATTAAACGGTAAAATAAAAGCACTCATTACTGTTAAAAAGAACAAAATGCTTTTGATATTTATGATCTGTATAGTAAAACCTGCAAGAAAAGAGGATTCCAAGTCAATGGAATTCCTTTTTGAGCTTTTACGAATACCTACTTGCCAAGCTAAATAAAACAAATATGCTGCACCCGCAATTTTAAAATATGGCTCTAAAACAGGAATCCAATTGTATAGACCTGTTGTAAATACCCCACTAGCGATCCCAAGTACGGCAAACCCTATTAAAATGCCGCCACTGAACCTCCATGCACCCATAAAGCCAAATCTTTGGGCTTCGTTCAACATTAAGATGTTACTGGGTCCAGGTGTAATTGATGTAATAATGACATATGAAAGAAACGCTAGTATACTCATATCATTCACTTTCCTCCCATTTACTTTCTACCAGTTTTTATTGTATGATAATATTGATCATAAATAAAATTGAAATAACAAAAAGCATTATCATTTTTTTCGATATATCACAAAAATTTAAGGAGAAATGGTATGGAAATCAGACACCTTATAACGTTTCAGACCATTGTAGAATTAGGAAGTTATACAGGGGCAGCTTCGAAGTTAGGTTATACTCAATCTACTATAACCACTCACATCCAGGCTCTCGAACATGATATTGGCGGGGCACTATTTACTTTTGTAAAAAGGAATTTGCAGCTTACTCATTTAGGTCGAGAATTAATTCCCTTAGCAGAAGATCTAATCTCTACGCATGAGCAAATTAAAAATATGCAAAGCGCCCATGAAGTAAAGGGAGTACTAAGGGTGGCTGCACCGGAGTCTTTAACCATCTCTAAATTAGGTCCAATAATAAGGGAATATTCTTTAAAGTATCCACACGTCAGGTTTATATTAACCAATGGTACATGTGGGCAAAACCAAACGGACTTGTTAAGTGGACGAGTTGATGTTGCCTTAATGTTGTATCCGGAAATAAATCTGGAAAAATGCATTCATTATTCTTTAGGTGAAGAGAAAATCGTTCTTGTAAGCAGTAATGACGGTCCAGATCATTTTGATGAATATAAGAAAAATACTACCCAAAAATTTTATATAACAAATGAAGAAGGGTGTAGTTATCGGACAATGTTTGAAAGATATCTTTTAAAGCATGACATTCACAACTTTCAAACCATGGAGTTGTGGAGTATAGAAGCTATCAAACAAACGGTTATGAGTGGCATTGGGTTTGCTGCTTTACCTTATATGACAGTAAAAGAAGAAGTAGAAAGAGGAAAGTTAAAAATTCTAAGGTATTCTGAAAAATTCGATCCCATTTATTCTCATATGCTGGTGAAAAAGAAAAAATGGTTGTCACCTGCGGTTGAAGCTTTTGTTGAACAAGTATTAAATTCAATTTGTGAATCTAATAAAGGAGTGTCTTAAGGAAGGACAACGGTACAACTATTTTAGTGGTTAGTCTTCCGGAATACGATAGGGCGCGAGAACCGAGTAAGATCAGCGCCCAATATGCTATTTTTGGGCCAGATTATGGAATATATGGTATGGCGAGGATTCAGGGTCATCATACATATATTGTCACTATGTGGTCATAAACTGCAAGTCATCCAGTGAAAATAAATTTATGTTTCAATCTGGTCTGAATTATTGGGTATCTTTTTGTTTATGCCCCTGAACATAGTAATCGTTGCCGCACCTGGGTAACGCTCAAAATGGATGTGGCCCACTCCTTTAGTGTGAGTAGTCCCCGTTTTCGTCATTTTTATTCCGGGAATGGCGGGATACTTTGCCGAAATCGGAATACATACATAGGGTCTACTTTCGTTTTGACTTTTCTTAGTCGATTAAAGTTTTTGCCATAATATGCTGTGGGCCAATCACGAATTAAGATATGTGTGCTTCGAAGAACCCGCCGTAACCAGGATACTATAGCGGCGTTATTAATCATTGGATTTTGGGTTCCGTTCAGTGCAATCTTAGGAACTTTATTATTTGTTATCGTAGGCATTGGCGGCATTCTTTCGCATATAAGTGCAAAAGACGGCTTGAAAGAAAACATTCTCATTTCAGCATTAACGGCTATGGCAATTATATTTTTGATAATTGAATAATGGAGTGATTAATTTAAGTTGCTCCAAAATACGATGGGCGCAGATATCGAATAAGAGCTGCGCTCGTTTTGTTTATAAGGGTCAGATTGTAAAAAATAAGAAGGAATTTTTGTAACGAAATCGAAATAGTAATTATGTTGGAGATAATTATTTTTAAAAAGGGGACTATCTTTTGACTAAAAAAACGATACATAGTGTCAATATCACTTTGGGAATTTTATTTTTTGTAATTTGTTTATTTTTAGCTTGGTTTGGATTAGTTTTAGTTCCTGTAATGAACACAACGACAGGTATTATTATTCCAGTTATTATCTTGTTAATATGGTTAATTGCATATTCCCTGCAGGTTAAGTTTCATTCTTCTGTAGTCTTTTTTACATCTTTAGTCATTGAACTTGTTGTTGCAGCAATTATAATTATCCAGATCAACCAACAATTTGGTGTAACGATATTGGGATGATGATGGATATGTTGGAGAGCGATTGAGGAATTTTCTTTGAATATCGACTTGGAAATTCGCGGTGGATTTTTGTGACGATTCTGATATTGAAATAAAGGATAATAATGGTATACTAATAATATAGGAGAAATACGGAAGGTGAAACTGGATATGCCAACATACCTGTAATGGTTTAGTAACTAAATAGTGCATTTCTTTTTTGAATTATTGTTCAATGACGGGAGAAGTGTGCCTATTTTTAGCCATTACAGGGAACGCAGGATAGTCAGTTGTTTTACTTCCAGCGGGATACCTGTAAGGTATTCCGCTTTTTAAATGGGAAATTTTCTCCATCAACACTTTTTGCGTTCCTCTGAATAAATAGGAGGAACCGGTTTATGAGTTTTAATCATTTAATCACTTACGAGATCATTGCCCAGGAAACACCTTATATAAAACGAAATTGTCGGAAATGTAAAACGAACACAGCGTTTTATTGCAGTGAGAAATTCAGGGTAAATGCGAATCAAAAAGTAGTTGATATTTGGCTTATTTATAAATGTGTAGAGTGTGAGGGAACTTGGAATTACTCTGTTTTATCGAGAGTAAATATTAATAAAATTGATTCTTTTCTAATTCAAAAGTTTATGGATAATGATAAAGAGACTGTCTGGCATTATGCTTTTCAAATCAATGACTTAAGAAAGCTGTGTAATGATGTAAAAACAGATATACGATACGAGTTAAGAAAAGAAAAAATTGATTCACTATCTAACAAGGTTACTATTAAACTTTGCTATAAATATGACTTTAATCTTAGAATAGATAAACTAATAGCAGAAATCTTTGGTATTTCAAGGTCAAAAGTAAATAAATTGTTCCAGAACGGAACTATTTTACTAAATCCAAAAATAAATATGAAGAGCAAAGTTATAGATGATTTACAAATTACAGTAATGGGTGATTGGTACGATGGTTCATCTTGAAATTGTAAGCTATGCCAGAACAACACGTCGCAAGTGATTTTTGACCAAAAAGATTATTTATTAAATTGGAGGGAATAGAAAATGGATGTAAGGACATTTTTGTTACAACAATGGGCAAGTTGCTTAGATGAAGAAGACTGGTTTCCACCACTTGAAAAAGTGCTGGAGGATATCACTTTTGAACAGGCAATTTGGAAACCTGATGGGGGGGCAATGAATTCCATTTGGGAATTAGTTTGTCATTTACTTTTCTATGAAAAGAGATTTATGATGCGATTTCTTGGTGAAACAACGAATGAACCACAGGCAGAAAATAATGATTCCACATTTCGATTACCAGCTCAGACGTTAGAAAATTGGAAGGAAACAAAACAAGAATACTTTTTCGTTCATCGTGAACTTGGAAAAATACTAGCAAAATCAGGACATGAAGATTTGTATAGACAGGTCCCTGGAGAAGATAATTCATTAGTGTTTGAACTGAAGAGTTTAGCGTTGCACGACGCATATCATATTGGGCAAATTGTATTTCTTAGTAAAATGCAAGGAGCTTGGGCAGGGAAACGCAGCTTTTAAGAAGCTTCATTAGCTTTAAAGTTATTCCATTATACCAGCTAATAGCAGAAAATTGGTTTATTCAATCTATGGGCGCTCTAATCGAATAGAAAGGCGTTTTTGACAAGTGGTGATGTAAGTTATTTAAAAAGATGGTTTTGTTGCCGGATAGTGATGTTGAAGGAACAAAGAAATAAACATAAATAAAAATGTGTGCAAACATGAAAAATAACCCCTCAATACGCTTGTGTGATATGCTCCCCTTAAAGTAGACAGATTAAAAAATAAAAATCTGTTTATTTTAAAGGGAGTATTTTCATGTACAAAAGAAGGAGTCGTCCTTCAGAGGAAAAAATTAAGATTTTACATGCGTGTGAATCGGGGGAGTATTCGTTAAATGAAATATGTTCCTTTTATCACGTGCATCATCAAACGATAAAAGCTTGGCAAGAAAAATACAATAAACATGGTATGAACGGGCTTCGGGAAGCTAGATCAAAGAAAAGATACCCAGAGGAATTAAAACGCTCAGCAATTAAAGACTATGAATCTGGCAAATATTCTTTAAGGGATATAGTAAGAAAATATGAGATTTCCGATCCAAGAGTTTTAAGGCAATGGATTAAAAAGTATAATGGTCATAGTGTAATGAACGTAAACAGGAAAGGGCGGACAAATACTATGGCCAAAGGAAGAGAGACAGAATGGCGCGAACGGATTAATATTGTATTGGATTGTCTTTCCAGAGGTAAGAATTATCAAAGCACGGCCGAACAGTATAAGGTATCTTATCAGCAGGTATATCAGTGGGTGCGGAAATACGAATCTAGGGGTGCGGATGGTCTAAAGGACGGTCGTGGAAGAAACAAAACAGAAGAAGAACTGACGCCTGAAGAAAAAACAAAATTTGAAATCAAAAGGATAGAGAAGGAAAATGAACGGCTGAGAGCGGAGAATGCTTTTCTAAAAAAGCTGAAGGAACTCGAAAGGAGGGATCACTAAGCAGGGTTCGATTGGAAAGAGAATTTACAGCAATCAAGGAACTACATGAGAATGAAGGTTTTCCGATTAAACTTTTATGTGAAGTGGCTGGGATTGTGCGTTCATCTTACTATAAATGGCTGAATCGGATACCTACTGCAGAGGAAAAGCAAAACAAAGTGCTTCTCACCGAAATATACGCCGTGCATGAAGAACACAATGGTATTTACGGTTATCGTCGGATGAAGATGAATATCAATCGTCGACTGGGACGTAAATATAATCACAAACGAATTTACCGGCTCATGAGACTCGTCGGTATCAAAGCAGTTATCAGAAGGAAACGAAACCCCTATATTAAATCTACACCTCAGCACATTGCCGAAAATACATTAAACCGTGAATTTACGGCTGACATGCCAAACGAGAAATGGGTGACGGACGTTACTGAATTCAAGTATGGACAGGGTTCAAAAGCCTATTTAAGTGCAATTCGCGACTTATATGACGGATCGATTATCAGTTATGTATTAAGTCGATCAAATAATAATCCATTGGTTTTTGAAACCTTTGATAAGGCAGTGAAAGCAGAACCCAAAGCTAAACCAATATTGCACAGCGATCGCGGATTTCAGTATACTTCCAAAACGTTTAAACGAAAACTTGAAAAAGCAGGCATGACGCAAAGTATGTCACGCGTTGGCAGATGTATTGATAATGGTCCGATGGAATCCTTTTGGGGCTCATTAAAATCGGAAGAGTATTATTTAAACACGTATAATTCCTTCGAAGAATTGGAAAAGGCAATTGAGGAATATATCGAATTTTATAATCGTAGACGTTATCAAGAAAATCTAAACGACCTTAGCCCTTATGAATATAGAACCAAAGCCGCTTAACTTATTTTTTATTATTTTTACTGTCTACTTGACAGGGTGCAGTTCAGTGAGGGGTTATTTTTTATGGTTTTTATCAGAAACGATAAACGCTACTAACATCCCAAAGATATCTTAAGCGTTAGCGCACTCACAATGTCCATAGGCAATCACCTCCCTCCCCGGGGAGTCTCCCGCCGAAGACTACTGACAAGTAACTGCGCTCGTTTTGTTCATAAGGGTTATTGCTGAAGAAGAAAAGCAGGATTTTTTATGATAATGGAAAAGCTTATGCATTCTTTAAACATATCAACAAAAGGGATTTATTTGACGTAAATAGCAAGTGGAATGTCGTTCTTTGCTAGTTACAAAGCGACATTGGGTTGGTAATATAATAACTGTCCCGCCAACAAGGCTGAACACAATCAAAATCAGTGAATGTATAGAAAGGCTTAAGGGGGCTTTATAAATGACGTCTTTTACTCGTATTAAATTCCCGACAGGATTTTGGAAAGGATTACGCCAGTTAGGAATATCCCCACATGAAGTGGTTCGAAAAGCAGGGCTTCCACTTACTATTATTAATGAACCAGTTGTCAACGCCACCCAATATTTCTTAATTTGGCAGGCTTATTCCGATCTCATCGATGACACTGCCAAGGGGATTATCAAGCTTGCGACCGGATTTGAAACTGTTCATTACCCACCGACCGTACTAGCAGCTTATCACGCTCGTGACTACCGCGACGCTCTAACGCGAATGGCTCGGTACAAGCAAATGTGTCCCCCTGAAAATTTACTTATCACCGAGGAAGATGAGCATTGCACAATCGAACTGAAATGGTTATACACTGAGCAACCTGGTCCGCCGATGCTGATTGGTATCACGCTGGCATTTCTTCTGGAGCTGGGGCGCAGGGGAACAGGTCAACCTTTGACGGCAAGGTCTGTCGAATTTTCACATTCAATGGGCGACGTAAAGTTACTTGAAGATTACTTCGGCTGTCATATCCAAATCGGTGGAAATTGTAACAAATTAACACTTTATAGAAGTGACTTGGACAGTCCTTTTGTCACGTACAACGAAGAATTGCTGGAGATTTTGGCTCCCGTATTGGACCAGTCTTTGGATGAGCAACAGCGCAGCAACCCAATCACCGAGATGGTTAAGTGGGTCTTGAAACGTAGCCTGACGGGAGGGCGTCCCGATATTCAGACTGTCGCAGACGAGTTGGGGATGGGCAACCGCACATTGCAGCGACGTCTTACTGACGAAGGAACAAGCTTCAAGCATCTGTTGACACAAGTCCGACACGAGCGTGCACGGAAGTACTTAGCAGAT encodes the following:
- a CDS encoding response regulator transcription factor codes for the protein MKINIFVVEDDDALFAALKKGLEAWSFRVTRPDDFEGVMHSFLEQQPQLVIMDVILPKFDGFHWSREIRAVSKVPIVFLSSRDHPMDMVMALNMGADDFIQKPFHTDVLYAKIQAIIRRTYAYGEEQSNILEWNGALIDLNRGVIRNAGQEVDLTKNEFFILITLVRSNNVIISRHDLMRKLWEDEQFVNDNTLTANITRLRQKLETIDLADTIVTKKGLGYMAITL
- a CDS encoding sensor histidine kinase, whose product is MFIRYVVARKSWILLFAGLLGLANALILLDQGIQVTSTSLLYFNALFILSFLLFFIWRFKRETKYAAALAALLEDMDLDWIETLPEPGDGLDQMTNDLLREASLQFKRKLSDYKETQLIENEFTASWIHEVKTPLTAMKLILDARPSDPEIRKIEVEWLRVYLLVDRKLHMTRLTAIESDYDLELTSIQRLAAEEVRELAPWCMEKNLAVSIEGTDVKTITDRKWCRFILRQLLTNAVKYNPANTALMIVTDVTETGQVFLDVIDEGPGIQPHELPRIFDKGFTGKNGRIQNAATGLGLYLAKTVADKLGITLKAQPGQTKGTVMRMIFVDPNAFEAVRRGASE
- a CDS encoding ABC transporter ATP-binding protein; amino-acid sequence: MDQLNVGETVLQARNVRKTFGTKGNAQHVLKGIDLRVTRSEFVGIMGPSGSGKTTLLNVLATIDHTTDGTVLIDDADISKLSNTALSAFRRNKLGFIFQDYNLLDTLTVKENILLPISFSKMSKRKAESEFTAIADVLDIKALSHKYPHEISGGQKQRTTAGRALIHQPSIVFADEPTGALDSKSASSLLDVVEKVNQQRGVTVVMVTHDPVASSYCSRVVFLRDGKIYSELYRGDKTRHAFFNEIMDVQAVLGGDHVDGF
- a CDS encoding ABC transporter permease, whose amino-acid sequence is MLTVFKLALRSMRQNVKHYYLYFFALIFSMSLYFVFTSLQHNQAVQNMTHPSVDFSAGFQIAGVMLIVIVGIFTVSANGIFLRRRSREIGLYQLIGLSKGWIARYLMIENILLGLGALLAAIICGALISRLFVLILLNLLGLEGIVDISFSVPAAFKTLMVYLLIIVITSIQMMLMVYRSTLLNLFQAEKRPDLAKPPKAVAPAIFALLGLALIGYGYELSGHINEQFFLNAPLVLGSIVAGTYLLFRVTIRWCFYWFRKRKDGHLGLTNSLSMAPLMHHTKANANSLTLITVLSAMAITLISMAYSSYYSAEQESRRDLPYDFMFENERQEALSFKMELEKEGIDVNHHDVQAVLTMGIILDPNDESRKFEESLLWLPAEQLKQTGADLNVPSDGEAILYDAGASLAGDLDEQSKQYPTEIKLKQHGQTVMYTLRTLKERNIMNLNAPGKQLLVKEATMDKIAEQMAGTPGYKKIRFDTFQVPDKEELAIASSLYNAKYISGERLTYDFYTHYKEMLQTTGLLIFIAAFLGLVFLISTGSILYFKQMTEAEQEKQSFKTLRQLGFDVDMIMKGIIRKQAIVFLLPLSIGMLHSIFAIKAASFMIRSDITFPVSIVMAIYTVIYFVFALFTIGYYRNIVKNAMS
- a CDS encoding LysE family translocator, with amino-acid sequence MSILAFLSYVIITSITPGPSNILMLNEAQRFGFMGAWRFSGGILIGFAVLGIASGVFTTGLYNWIPVLEPYFKIAGAAYLFYLAWQVGIRKSSKRNSIDLESSFLAGFTIQIINIKSILFFLTVMSAFILPFNNSIKSIIFYLTLTILLGWSALLLWSGFGSILKNFLAKHDKAFRIIMSGLLVYSAVTIFL
- a CDS encoding LysR family transcriptional regulator, whose amino-acid sequence is MEIRHLITFQTIVELGSYTGAASKLGYTQSTITTHIQALEHDIGGALFTFVKRNLQLTHLGRELIPLAEDLISTHEQIKNMQSAHEVKGVLRVAAPESLTISKLGPIIREYSLKYPHVRFILTNGTCGQNQTDLLSGRVDVALMLYPEINLEKCIHYSLGEEKIVLVSSNDGPDHFDEYKKNTTQKFYITNEEGCSYRTMFERYLLKHDIHNFQTMELWSIEAIKQTVMSGIGFAALPYMTVKEEVERGKLKILRYSEKFDPIYSHMLVKKKKWLSPAVEAFVEQVLNSICESNKGVS
- a CDS encoding BBE domain-containing protein, with translation MRMFSFKPSFALICERMPPMPTITNNKVPKIALNGTQNPMINNAAIVSWLRRVLRSTHILIRDWPTAYYGKNFNRLRKVKTKVDPMYVFRFRQSIPPFPE
- a CDS encoding DUF1062 domain-containing protein; translated protein: MSFNHLITYEIIAQETPYIKRNCRKCKTNTAFYCSEKFRVNANQKVVDIWLIYKCVECEGTWNYSVLSRVNINKIDSFLIQKFMDNDKETVWHYAFQINDLRKLCNDVKTDIRYELRKEKIDSLSNKVTIKLCYKYDFNLRIDKLIAEIFGISRSKVNKLFQNGTILLNPKINMKSKVIDDLQITVMGDWYDGSS
- a CDS encoding DinB family protein, whose translation is MDVRTFLLQQWASCLDEEDWFPPLEKVLEDITFEQAIWKPDGGAMNSIWELVCHLLFYEKRFMMRFLGETTNEPQAENNDSTFRLPAQTLENWKETKQEYFFVHRELGKILAKSGHEDLYRQVPGEDNSLVFELKSLALHDAYHIGQIVFLSKMQGAWAGKRSF